One Desulfurella sp. genomic region harbors:
- the panD gene encoding aspartate 1-decarboxylase, whose protein sequence is MLRNMLIGKIHRATVTQADLHYIGSITIDEDLMEAANMKEYEYVHIWNIDNGERFQTYTIKGKKGSGVICLNGAAARKVAVGDKIIIAAFGLVDDSEADKVVPKVVIVDKDNKIVEKYEGI, encoded by the coding sequence ATGCTTAGAAATATGCTTATTGGAAAAATTCATAGGGCTACGGTTACTCAGGCAGACTTGCATTATATAGGCAGCATAACAATTGATGAAGATTTAATGGAAGCGGCAAACATGAAAGAATACGAGTATGTGCATATATGGAATATTGATAATGGTGAGAGATTTCAAACTTACACAATAAAAGGCAAGAAAGGCTCAGGTGTAATTTGTCTAAATGGAGCTGCAGCACGAAAAGTTGCTGTAGGTGATAAAATTATAATAGCAGCATTTGGGCTGGTAGACGATAGTGAAGCAGATAAAGTCGTACCAAAAGTTGTTATAGTTGATAAAGATAACAAAATTGTAGAAAAGTACGAAGGTATTTAA
- the kdsB gene encoding 3-deoxy-manno-octulosonate cytidylyltransferase, translating into MNIAILIPARLSSTRFPKKLLCKVNNKSIIEWTYLGAKNSKLAQTCAVLTDSKEIQKTIENIGGQAFFVDGNFVSGTDRIAHFVLDKNYDIIVNVQGDEPLIDGQTIDNLITFFIKKKLQMATLAVKCNTCADNINDVKVVVDKNSFAMYFSRSKIPYNANFYDNYLKHIGVYIYDKHTLLFLHNQNPTALELAEKLEQLRALEFSIKIGVLIVSKQFIGIDTKDDLQLFEQYINFKQMSSF; encoded by the coding sequence ATGAACATTGCAATTTTAATACCAGCAAGGCTATCTTCAACACGTTTTCCCAAAAAACTCTTGTGTAAGGTTAATAATAAAAGCATCATTGAGTGGACATACCTAGGTGCAAAAAATTCCAAACTAGCCCAAACTTGTGCAGTTTTAACTGATTCTAAAGAAATCCAAAAAACCATAGAAAATATTGGCGGTCAAGCCTTTTTTGTAGATGGTAATTTTGTAAGTGGAACAGATAGAATTGCCCACTTTGTCTTAGATAAAAATTATGATATTATTGTTAATGTACAAGGCGATGAGCCATTAATAGATGGTCAAACAATAGATAATCTCATAACATTTTTTATTAAAAAAAAGCTACAAATGGCTACTTTAGCAGTAAAATGCAATACCTGTGCAGATAATATAAATGATGTTAAAGTTGTTGTTGATAAAAACAGCTTTGCAATGTACTTTTCCCGCTCTAAAATACCTTACAATGCTAATTTTTACGATAACTATCTAAAACATATAGGTGTTTATATATATGATAAACACACATTGCTTTTTTTACACAATCAAAATCCAACTGCGCTAGAGTTAGCAGAAAAACTTGAACAATTAAGAGCTCTTGAATTTTCAATAAAAATTGGAGTCCTCATAGTATCAAAACAATTCATTGGTATTGATACAAAAGACGATCTGCAATTATTTGAACAGTATATTAACTTTAAACAGATGTCATCTTTTTAA
- a CDS encoding L-lactate permease: MGFGIKPPGIDSLSSFIWDYTFKITAFLPFVSMLFAFLMLYTVGGMQALKKNWIAAMLSGLVLSLTALFLAWSRIAPVEIIGVLSGLATMVFVYFYYKNGSSSTQRQTFFQKDLLLSASPFIILILLSFIVNVHSVKLYLSNLLNPYEIIHIFADKTEDLNILSSVWFWIMVVGILSIFILKPTKEQLSKVTKLWLKRIWGPFLAYSLFFSVAYIMAWSGMDVIGSKLIPSSNFTQNNMDIIISSSFAKSFGSFYPLIAPFLGLIGAFVGGSATASNVLFAKIQWEATISTVGANAFMWIYAAHAVGGGIASAITPSKITNAAATIGVGGKEEAQFIKATILPVLFMCLVVGILSMIFIYL; the protein is encoded by the coding sequence ATGGGTTTTGGTATCAAACCACCTGGTATTGATAGCTTATCTAGTTTTATCTGGGATTATACATTCAAAATTACAGCATTTTTGCCATTTGTTTCTATGTTGTTTGCATTTTTAATGTTATACACTGTTGGGGGGATGCAGGCGTTAAAAAAGAACTGGATTGCTGCGATGCTTTCTGGTCTGGTATTATCTTTAACTGCTTTATTTTTGGCATGGTCAAGAATTGCGCCGGTTGAAATTATAGGTGTATTATCAGGACTTGCCACTATGGTTTTTGTATACTTTTATTATAAAAACGGCTCAAGTTCTACTCAAAGACAGACTTTTTTTCAAAAAGATCTACTTCTTTCAGCTTCTCCTTTTATTATCCTTATTTTATTGTCATTTATTGTAAATGTTCATTCTGTAAAACTTTATTTGAGTAATTTATTAAATCCTTATGAAATAATCCATATTTTTGCTGATAAAACAGAAGATTTAAATATTCTTTCCAGTGTGTGGTTTTGGATAATGGTTGTTGGTATACTATCAATATTTATTTTAAAGCCCACAAAAGAACAATTGAGCAAAGTTACAAAGCTTTGGCTTAAAAGGATTTGGGGGCCATTTTTGGCATACTCTTTGTTTTTTAGCGTTGCATACATCATGGCATGGTCTGGTATGGATGTTATTGGCTCAAAACTAATTCCATCTTCAAACTTTACTCAAAACAATATGGACATTATAATATCAAGTAGTTTTGCCAAAAGTTTTGGATCTTTTTATCCATTAATTGCACCGTTTTTGGGTTTAATTGGAGCATTTGTTGGAGGTAGCGCTACTGCATCTAATGTTTTGTTTGCAAAAATTCAGTGGGAAGCTACAATATCAACTGTAGGTGCAAATGCATTTATGTGGATTTATGCGGCTCATGCTGTAGGAGGTGGCATAGCATCAGCTATCACACCGTCAAAAATTACAAATGCAGCAGCAACGATTGGTGTTGGTGGAAAAGAAGAAGCCCAATTTATAAAAGCAACAATCTTGCCAGTATTGTTTATGTGTTTGGTTGTTGGTATTTTGTCTATGATATTTATTTACTTGTAA
- the fbp gene encoding class 1 fructose-bisphosphatase codes for MALMNLSRFILEEQRRFKEATGDFTIILEQIAFASKIIAREVNKAGLVNILGSLETQNIFGETQQKLDVFANQKMIEALDHIGKVCVMASEEVETAIEIPDKYQKGKYVVVFDPLDGSSNIDVNVSIGTIFGIFRKKEEECSLQDNLLQKGRDLIAAGYVVYGSSTMFVYCAGGSVNGFTLDPSVGEFLLSHPDIKIPPKGNIYSVNEANSNKWDKKIKDYIETLKDQGYTSRYIGSLVSDFHRNLLKGGVFLYPADEKNKKGKLRLLYEAFPLSYIVEHAGGASCDGLVDILDKTPQTLHDRTPLIIGSKYEVDLFKKMTSV; via the coding sequence ATGGCGCTTATGAATTTAAGTAGGTTTATACTTGAAGAACAAAGAAGATTTAAAGAAGCTACAGGTGATTTTACAATTATTTTAGAGCAGATTGCATTTGCTTCAAAAATTATTGCACGAGAAGTAAATAAAGCAGGCCTGGTTAATATTTTGGGTAGTTTAGAGACGCAAAATATTTTTGGTGAGACTCAGCAAAAACTGGATGTGTTTGCAAATCAAAAGATGATTGAAGCATTGGACCATATAGGTAAAGTGTGTGTTATGGCATCTGAAGAAGTTGAAACTGCGATAGAAATACCGGATAAGTACCAAAAAGGCAAATATGTTGTTGTATTTGATCCACTTGATGGTTCTTCTAATATAGATGTTAATGTAAGTATTGGTACGATTTTTGGTATTTTTAGAAAAAAAGAAGAAGAGTGTTCTTTACAAGACAATTTATTACAAAAGGGCAGGGATTTAATTGCTGCAGGATATGTTGTATATGGATCTTCTACAATGTTTGTATATTGTGCTGGTGGGAGTGTAAATGGTTTTACACTTGATCCAAGTGTTGGTGAGTTTTTGTTGTCTCATCCAGATATAAAAATACCCCCGAAAGGCAACATTTACAGTGTAAACGAAGCAAATTCTAATAAATGGGATAAAAAGATAAAAGACTATATTGAAACTTTAAAGGATCAAGGTTATACATCACGTTACATAGGTTCTCTTGTTTCTGATTTTCACAGAAATTTACTAAAAGGCGGTGTATTTTTATATCCAGCAGATGAAAAAAATAAAAAAGGAAAACTAAGATTGTTGTACGAAGCTTTCCCTCTTTCTTATATTGTTGAGCACGCAGGTGGTGCTTCATGCGATGGTTTGGTTGATATACTGGATAAAACCCCCCAAACATTGCATGATAGGACGCCTCTTATTATTGGTTCAAAATATGAGGTAGATTTATTTAAAAAGATGACATCTGTTTAA
- a CDS encoding L-lactate permease, with protein MLVFNRSGTFVSVAGWLLCFAIAVYYFKTPYAVVWGATIMGIVKALGISLAVTFTMFLIFLMNETKALSKIIDYIKGITTNKEEQTLFLGMGFGSLSTALGMVTPAMFPPIFRLLGFSPVAAIAISILCYDPLTSFALFSIPITLPAKSLWVLVSNHLVLIAYLVLSGIIHSKLQHFCHLFLCCLHF; from the coding sequence ATGCTTGTTTTTAATCGTTCTGGTACATTTGTGTCTGTTGCTGGCTGGTTGCTTTGTTTTGCAATAGCTGTTTACTATTTTAAAACACCATATGCTGTAGTATGGGGCGCAACAATAATGGGTATTGTAAAAGCACTTGGTATTTCTCTGGCTGTTACATTTACCATGTTTTTAATTTTTTTAATGAATGAAACAAAAGCTTTATCTAAAATTATCGATTATATAAAAGGCATAACTACAAATAAAGAAGAACAAACACTATTTTTAGGTATGGGTTTTGGTAGTTTATCAACTGCTCTTGGTATGGTAACACCTGCTATGTTTCCACCGATATTTAGACTCCTTGGGTTCAGTCCTGTTGCAGCTATTGCGATAAGCATTCTTTGCTATGATCCACTAACTTCGTTTGCGTTATTTTCTATACCCATTACATTGCCTGCAAAGTCGCTATGGGTTTTGGTATCAAACCACCTGGTATTGATAGCTTATCTAGTTTTATCTGGGATTATACATTCAAAATTACAGCATTTTTGCCATTTGTTTCTATGTTGTTTGCATTTTTAA
- the panC gene encoding pantoate--beta-alanine ligase — protein sequence MSKVIQTIDQMKEFSKNSILSKKSIGFVPTMGYLHNGHLSLIKKARSQNDIVVVSIFVNPLQFAPNEDFNTYPRDFEKDRVLCEQNGVDVIFYPGYEEMYPQNYQTYVEVSFLSKPLEGKSRPTHFKGVTTIVLKLFNIIKPTRAYFGKKDAQQLIIIKKMVEDLNLDVEIVPCEIERDIDGLALSSRNVYLNAKERSQAVCLKKALDKAKELIDAKIYDSQTIIKNMKDVINSYDLARIDYISINSTDCLSELKEVVLGKTLISLAVFFGKTRLIDNMWI from the coding sequence ATGAGTAAAGTTATACAGACTATTGATCAAATGAAAGAATTTAGCAAAAATTCAATTTTGTCAAAAAAAAGCATAGGTTTTGTGCCTACAATGGGTTATTTACATAATGGACATTTATCTTTAATAAAAAAAGCTAGATCACAAAATGATATTGTAGTAGTTAGCATTTTTGTAAATCCATTGCAATTTGCGCCAAATGAAGATTTTAATACATACCCAAGAGATTTTGAGAAAGATAGGGTTTTGTGCGAACAAAATGGCGTTGATGTAATATTTTACCCAGGTTATGAAGAAATGTACCCACAAAATTATCAAACTTACGTTGAAGTTTCTTTTTTAAGTAAACCGCTTGAAGGAAAGTCACGCCCCACTCATTTTAAAGGTGTAACAACAATTGTTTTAAAACTATTTAATATTATTAAACCAACTAGGGCATATTTTGGCAAAAAGGATGCCCAGCAGTTAATAATTATCAAAAAAATGGTTGAAGATTTGAATCTTGATGTCGAGATTGTACCATGCGAAATTGAAAGGGATATTGATGGTCTGGCTTTAAGTTCAAGAAATGTTTATTTAAATGCTAAAGAGCGTTCTCAAGCTGTTTGTTTAAAAAAAGCTCTTGATAAGGCAAAAGAGTTAATAGATGCAAAAATTTATGATTCACAAACAATTATCAAGAATATGAAAGATGTTATAAATTCTTACGATTTAGCACGTATTGATTACATTAGCATAAATTCAACTGATTGTTTGAGTGAGTTAAAGGAAGTGGTTTTGGGTAAAACTTTGATATCTTTGGCAGTCTTTTTTGGTAAAACAAGATTGATTGACAATATGTGGATTTAA